From the bacterium genome, the window TCTGGCAAAGTAAAACCTCCTTATCAGCCCCAAAAGGATAAGAAATGAACCCAGAATGGCTATCTTTGCTCCAGGGTCTTTAACCACCTCAAGACTACTCCAATATTTCTCGACCACCATCTCTTCAAAGTCAAGATGAGATAATATTTTCCCTTGCCGATGATGAAAATCCTTGTGTTTGAGAAATAACCATCCATTTTCTTTTAGCGTATCGTCTTTGTAAACGGCAATTTTCACGGCAGGGTTCTTAAATTCCGCAGACCTAGAAAATGTTCTACCATCACTGTCGATAGCAAAATCAGGCAAGAAATCAATCAGTTTAAAAGTGAGACCACTTTCTTCCTCAATAACCTCATCCCCTATTCCCTTAAAGACTATTTTTCCCCGCGGAGAAGCAATCTTTAAACGGACATCAGACAGTTCATAGCCTTGCTGGTAAAAGTTAAATCCGTTGAAGGAAAGAGGATGGTTAACCAAACTTTCCCCTTTTTTGACTAATTGGTTATTTAAAAATATAGAAATGGTGCTTTTAAATTCTCTTGGTGTTTGCCCATCATCATAAAACTTAAGGTCAAAGTCATCCAACCTTATTATCAAATTCGTCTCAGGTAGTCTCTGTTTTTCTCCTTCTCTTATCTCTATCACCTG encodes:
- a CDS encoding cytochrome c biogenesis protein ResB, which gives rise to MKKIFFLSGVLCGVIVGVLIFGSFKNDVEFYHSPFFLLLLVCAAGIILTCLILRKKVSLTSWLIHSGFLVILTGALITLLFGYRQVIEIREGEKQRLPETNLIIRLDDFDLKFYDDGQTPREFKSTISIFLNNQLVKKGESLVNHPLSFNGFNFYQQGYELSDVRLKIASPRGKIVFKGIGDEVIEEESGLTFKLIDFLPDFAIDSDGRTFSRSAEFKNPAVKIAVYKDDTLKENGWLFLKHKDFHHRQGKILSHLDFEEMVVEKYWSSLEVVKDPGAKIAILGSFLILLGLIRRFYFAR